In Salinigranum marinum, one DNA window encodes the following:
- a CDS encoding NAD-dependent epimerase/dehydratase family protein yields MDTALVIGGTRFVGRHLVDHLLDQGYDVTLFNRGNHGNPFADHDRVDHVAGDRTVKTDLQAAAMTTAYEAVFDVVAYHPGDVETAVEVFADADAYVYVSSGAAYGAEEIPKREGETSLKPCTPKQATDDSRTTYGARKAAGDRVVFEAAEEGVRAMSVRPCVVYGPHDYTERTDYWLARVRENDRVLVPGDGTNVWHRVYAPDVARAMRLVAERGEAGEAYNVGDRRLTTLAEYVELVADAMGQEVEVVTAGGRALAAGDLSSNDFPLYRPYPHVMSTARLAALGWESTPLATAMRATAADHRESDRDGSGLGPARMAEERVLGVLDTM; encoded by the coding sequence ATGGACACCGCACTCGTCATCGGCGGGACACGCTTCGTCGGCCGGCACCTCGTCGATCACCTCCTGGATCAGGGCTACGACGTCACGCTGTTCAACCGTGGGAACCACGGCAACCCCTTCGCCGATCATGACCGTGTCGATCACGTCGCCGGCGACCGCACGGTGAAGACGGATCTGCAGGCCGCGGCGATGACGACGGCGTACGAGGCGGTCTTCGACGTGGTCGCGTACCATCCGGGCGATGTCGAGACCGCTGTCGAGGTGTTCGCCGACGCCGACGCGTACGTCTACGTCTCCAGCGGGGCGGCGTACGGGGCCGAGGAGATCCCGAAGCGGGAGGGAGAGACCTCGCTGAAGCCGTGCACGCCGAAACAGGCGACCGACGACTCTCGGACGACGTACGGCGCGCGGAAGGCGGCGGGCGACCGTGTCGTGTTCGAGGCGGCCGAGGAGGGCGTTCGTGCGATGTCGGTCCGGCCCTGTGTCGTCTACGGGCCACACGACTACACCGAGCGGACGGACTACTGGCTCGCACGCGTGCGCGAGAACGACCGCGTGCTCGTCCCGGGCGACGGGACGAACGTCTGGCACCGCGTCTACGCGCCGGACGTGGCGCGGGCGATGCGGCTCGTCGCCGAGCGAGGGGAGGCGGGAGAGGCCTACAACGTCGGGGACCGCCGGCTCACCACGCTCGCGGAGTACGTCGAACTCGTCGCGGACGCGATGGGGCAGGAGGTCGAGGTCGTCACCGCCGGCGGACGGGCGCTGGCGGCCGGCGACCTCTCATCGAACGACTTCCCGCTGTACCGGCCGTACCCACACGTCATGTCGACGGCGAGGCTCGCGGCGCTGGGCTGGGAGTCGACACCGTTGGCGACGGCGATGCGCGCGACGGCGGCCGACCACCGCGAGAGCGACCGCGACGGGAGCGGCCTCGGCCCTGCCCGGATGGCCGAGGAACGCGTTCTTGGGGTGCTGGATACGATGTGA
- a CDS encoding HD domain-containing protein, with product MGVEIKESPVPDSAFEEMEAFVYDYLDASVENEDNGGRMRWYPWHSAEYRYNHILNVVDLAAEIATRESADVDVVKVAALFHDIAKLEADQEVHAEEGARVAREYLSTHGEFAQSFVEQVCQVIAEHSYQGPLADVSLETRCLIEADIIDKVGANGTALMILRMGYEARTHMDAAEMVQRVLERGQDASRRVESDTAESLVHQRLTRVKWFQEWLEDEVPNMDHEGFGG from the coding sequence GTGGGCGTTGAAATCAAGGAGTCGCCCGTTCCGGACAGTGCCTTCGAGGAGATGGAGGCGTTCGTCTACGACTACCTCGACGCGAGCGTCGAGAACGAGGACAACGGCGGGCGAATGCGTTGGTATCCGTGGCACAGCGCGGAGTACCGCTACAACCACATTCTCAACGTCGTCGACCTCGCGGCGGAGATCGCCACGCGCGAGAGTGCCGACGTCGACGTGGTCAAAGTCGCGGCGCTGTTCCACGACATCGCGAAACTCGAAGCCGACCAGGAAGTCCACGCGGAGGAAGGCGCACGCGTCGCACGCGAGTACCTCTCGACGCACGGGGAGTTCGCGCAGTCGTTCGTCGAGCAGGTGTGTCAGGTGATCGCGGAGCACTCCTACCAGGGGCCGCTCGCCGACGTCTCGCTCGAAACCCGGTGTCTCATCGAAGCGGATATCATCGACAAGGTCGGTGCCAACGGGACGGCGCTGATGATCCTGCGGATGGGTTACGAGGCACGGACGCACATGGACGCCGCCGAGATGGTTCAGCGGGTCCTCGAGCGCGGACAGGACGCCTCCCGACGGGTCGAGTCGGACACCGCCGAGAGCCTCGTCCACCAACGGCTCACCCGCGTGAAGTGGTTCCAGGAGTGGCTCGAAGACGAGGTGCCGAACATGGACCACGAGGGGTTCGGCGGGTAA